A segment of the Nostoc sp. TCL26-01 genome:
TGGAGTTTTGTGGCTGCTGCCCATCCCGTAGGAGTTGTCCCAGTTTGATACCAAGCAGCGCTTTGATGAGGATTCTCACCGTAACGCAGAGATTGTAATTGTGTACCGATCAGGGTGTATTGTTGTGTATCAGCGAGGTAAGAGGCGATCGCTTGATCATAACTCGCTGTGTGTGAAAATCCCTTTAAAGCTGCCTGCTGACGAAATTCTAAGGAAACTTCTCCGTTATTTTGCCGTAATTCCTGTAAATATTCACCATACTGTTCTGGGTCACATAATACTGTCAAATGAGCAAAGTTTTTCGATGCTGCTCGTAACATCGCCGGGCCACCGATATCAATTTGTTCCACCGCTTCTGCTAAAGTCACCCCTGGTTTAGCAATAGTTTCCGCAAACGGATAAAGATTCACCACCACCAAATCAATCGGGCGAATTTGGTTATGTTCCAAATCTGCTACATCACTAGCCACATCCCGCCGCGCCAAAATACCGCCATGAATACGCGGATGTAAAGTTTTCACCCGTCCCCCTAAAATCTCTGGCGAACCCGTGTAATCTGCAACCTTAGTCACAGGTAAACCCGCATCCTTGAGGGCTTGAGCCGTTCCTCCACTGCTGATTAAATCAAAGTCAAATTCTTCCACCAACCTCCGAGCCAGATCAATTAAACCAGTTTTGTTAGATACACTCAGCAGTGCTAGACGCGCCATATCCCAATTCCTCAATTTTAGCCAGTGATGCGAAAGACCCCAATTTTTACACAAGCCTTGGTTTACTTCAAGAGCATCAGGAGTCATTCTAGGACTTACGCAGTGTCACCAAATTTTCTGGCTTTTTTGTCAATAGTGAGATAGTGCGTTCCTGGAAAGCAACTATCTCACCCGTAAGGGTCAACAGTCCAAAAAAACTTGATTTTGAATGTTGCAATTATTACTAATAGTTACAAAAATGATTGACAATATTTAATGTATGGATTATCTATTAAGCTAATAACTGGGTGTATTATTTTGAACTAACAGTTATGTTCTTGCATACGCTTGCCAAATGTACAGTGTCATAAAACAGACATTGTTGAGATTATGTTAGATGGTCTAGACACGACTTTAGAGTTGCTATTGAAGCGAGAACTTCCACCTGATGTTCCCTCAGTAGACACTGAAGTTTTTATCAGTTTTCAAACACCATATCAAGGAGCAATTAAACAAAAACCAGCGATTAATCTATTTCTTTATGATGTGCAGGAGAATCTAGAGTTACGCAGCAGTGCTTGGTCAGTGGAACGTCAGACTAACGGTAGAGCCACGAGAAACCGTCCTCCAGCTAGGGTAAATTGTTCATATCTGATTACGGCTTGGCCACAAAATGAAGAAGATGTGCAGACAGAACATCAACTTTTGGGGGCTGTGATGAAAGTATTGTTGCGACACAGGAAACTGCCGGAAACTTGGATTGCAGATAACTTGCCGGGGCAAGAACTGCCTCTGAGACTAATTAGTTTACGCCCTAGTAACTTACAAAGTTTTGGGGAATTTTGGCAAGCAATGGGAGGGAAGGAAGGAACTAGACCCAAGGTGGTATTGCATTGTACTGTCACTATCTCCGTTCCTGTGGATGAAGCAGGGGAAGAAGTGCGACTGGTGGGGGTTTATCAACCAAACTCTTAGTGTGAGGTGTAGCGATGCTGGAACTATCTATAGTAAACCAACAAATAGCGATCGCTGGTCGAGTTTTGCAAGGAGAAACGAACAAACACATTGCTGGTGTAATAGTTGCAATTGTGGAGGTGCCAGAAAAATACCAAAATATTTTATCCCTAAAAGCACTGCAATACGGTGGGCAATGGGCAAAAATGTCTGAGCGACCTGACCGCAAAATTACTGCTTACGATGGTTATTTTTACTTTACTAATTTACCCCCAGGAGAATATCTACTAGCAGCATCGTTACCTAACAGTTCTACGCAATACGCCGAAGTTAGGCAAGAAGTGCAAGTATCTGCTGCTGTTGATGGTCGAATTCCGACAACGCAGGTAGATATTGTATTTTTACCTACACTTATACCAATGCAAAATTCGGCGTTGCAGAACAGGGGATGAAAGGCAAGTAGGGGGGAAATTTTATAACTTGCTAAATCATCCCTCGATCAGCAACGCTCAAAATTCAAAATACCCTAAGAGGGTGTTGGAAAAGTTTCAGTAGGTATAAAAATGTCATTCTGACTGGAGCGGAGCGTCAGGAAGAATCTAGGTTTTGTGGCACATACCGAGATGTTTCATTCCGCTACGCTGCATTCAACATGACAAAGAAACAGACTTTTCCAACGTCCTCTAAGAGAAGCAAGCTACAAAATTCAAAATGAAGAAATAATGACCATTGACTATTGACTATTGACTATTGACTATTGACCATCCAAGGGTTTATTTGGTTGAGTGCGTAAGTTCTTATTTTTCAGTTATATTCAGGAGCTAATACCATGCCAACTTATTTTTCTCCAGGTGTTTATGTTGAAGAAATAGCTACCGGTTCTGCCCCAATTGTGGGAGTAGGAACTAGTATTGCCGCTTTTATTGGTACGATTAAAGCTAATGCTTGGTCATCAACAAAGTCTGTTGGTATCTCTACAAGTCCAGTGGAGATTGGCGAAGGTAAAGGTGGCAATCAAAAAAATTATCAATTATTGTCAGGTAATTATCCATTAGTTACTACCGCCGGGACTTATGGCTTTTTTGTTGGGGGTAATCTTGTTAGTTTAGATGAGACAAATCCTATTACTAATAATGATGCAGATAAATCTGTAACTATCAAATTTAAAGAAGCAATTCCTTCAGGCGAAAAAATTACCGGATATTATCAAGTTCAAACATCGGCATCCACAACTGGTGATGATTCTGACATTGCCCAAGCCGGGGAAATCAAACTCATCACCAACTTTAGCGAATTTAAGAAATTCTTTGGTGATTTTTTACCGCCGACAGGTGATACTCAAGGACAAAATACCTTAGCACACGCGGTTTACGGCTTTTTCCGCAATGGGGGAACTCGTTGTTATGTGACTTGGATATCGGCAGAAAGTGAGGTTGCTGGTGTGTTAGAGGCGTTGGAGGCTATTGATGAAATTACCATCGTGGCCGCACCAGGAAATTTAGCCTTGAGAGATGATATCAAAGACCATGCCGAAAAACTAGGCGATCGCATTGCCATTCTCGATAGTCTAGATACCATCGATCTCAGTAGCACTGGAGTTGTCAGTACTCTCAAACCCTTCAACTCGACCTATGCAGCTTTGTATTTCCCCTGGATTCAAGTTTTTGACCCTGCTAGTAATAAGAATATTTATGTGCCGCCCAGTGGTCATATTGCGGGAGTGTATGCACGAGTTGATAGTCAAAGAGGAGTACATAAAGCCCCAGCTAATGAAACTATTTTGGGAGCTTTAGATTTAAAATATCATCTCAGCAAAGCCAAACAAGATGGACTCAATCCCGATGGTATTAATGTTATTCGCAAGTTAAACGGGAATATTCGCGTTTGGGGTGCGCGGACTTTGGGTGGAGATGCCAATATGGAGTTCAAATACGTCAATATCCGCCGACACTTTAGCTATTTACGAGATTCCATTGATAAAGGTACTCAATGGACGGTGTTTGAACCCAATACCCCCGAACTTTGGGCAAAAATCCGCCGCAATATCAGTGCTTTTTTAGTAGTCGAGTGGCGCAAAGGTGCATTGTTCGGGACAACACCCCAAGAAGCTTTTTATGTGAAATGTGATGCTGAAACTAATCCTCCAGAAATTCGGGATTTAGGTCAAGTTGTCACCGAAATCGGACTAGCTGTAGTGAAGCCGGCAGAGTTTGTCATCTTCCGCCTGAGTCAATGGAGTGGGACGGGAAGTTAGTTATTAGGCAATAGGGAATAGGCAATAGGCAATAGGCAATAGTCATTAGTCATTAGTCCGATTCTTCACCACTTAGCACTCTCTCACTCTCTCACTCAGCACTCTCTCACTCAGCACTCCCTCACTACTCTCCGACAATTACACTCAAATGTCTAATTTAGAGCCAAAAATACCAGGTATATCTCTTAACTATGTCGTTCCTACTCCAGAACCTGAGTTACTGACGGGTGTGCCGGTTTTCTTGGGCTTGACATTATCGCCAGAGGAAGGTGAGGAACCAAAAAAACTGTCCTTGGTATCGCATTTTCAACAGTATTTTGGTCAAGCTGAGGGATATTTAGCGGATGCTATCGCAGGGTTTTTTGCAAATGGAGGTCGTCTTTGTTATGTTATAGCCTTATCTGACAATACTCTGGCATCTTTACAACAAGGTTTAGAGGCTAGCGAAGTTTTAGAAAATGTCGATTTGGTTTGTGTCCCTGACATCATGCTGGGTGCAGAGGCGCAAATTATCGAGATGCAGCAAGCTATTTTAAAACATTGTGAGCAGAAAGGCGATCGCTTTGCGATTCTTGATGCTTGGAATATTGCTGATGTGGAAAAACTCAACCAGCAACGTCGAGAACTGGCTAGTCACAACGGCGCATTATATGCACCTTGGCTGCAAGTAGAATCCCGTGATGATTATATTCCTCCCTGTGGTCATATTGCTGGTATTTATGCCAGTAGCGATCGCACAATTGGCGTACATAGCGCACCTGCCAATATCCCTCTGGATGGGGTACTAAATCTCAGTTTTTCTCTCACTTTTACAGAACAAGCACAGCTAAATCCCCAAACCGCCGGGGGAATTAATTGTATCCGCAGTTTCCCCGGAAGAGGAATGCGTGTGTGGGGAGTGCGTACCCTCAGTCCCATTACCGAATGGCAATATATCAATGTACGGCGCTTATTTCTCACCTTTGGACGCTGGGTAAATCGTAACCTAGCCGACACAGTATTTGAACCCAATGCTTTTCCCTTATGGGTGCGACTGCAAAGAGAATTAAGCGTTTATTGTGAATCTTTGTGGCGAGAAGGTGCGTTGCAAGGTACTACACCTGACGAGGCATTTTATGTCAAATGTAATGCCCAAACCAACCCCCCAGAAAATCGAGAAAGGGGACAGGTAGTAGCAGAAGTTGGTTTAGCTCCCACCATTCCAGGGGAATTTATTCAACTTTTAGTTGTTCAAAGTAGTAGCGGAATTACATTGAAATGAAGGGAATAGGCAATAGGCAATAGGCAATAGGAGGTAGGTATGTGTTGATTTTTAGAGGGTGTTTGTAGGGTGGGC
Coding sequences within it:
- a CDS encoding DUF4255 domain-containing protein; translation: MLDGLDTTLELLLKRELPPDVPSVDTEVFISFQTPYQGAIKQKPAINLFLYDVQENLELRSSAWSVERQTNGRATRNRPPARVNCSYLITAWPQNEEDVQTEHQLLGAVMKVLLRHRKLPETWIADNLPGQELPLRLISLRPSNLQSFGEFWQAMGGKEGTRPKVVLHCTVTISVPVDEAGEEVRLVGVYQPNS
- a CDS encoding carboxypeptidase-like regulatory domain-containing protein produces the protein MLELSIVNQQIAIAGRVLQGETNKHIAGVIVAIVEVPEKYQNILSLKALQYGGQWAKMSERPDRKITAYDGYFYFTNLPPGEYLLAASLPNSSTQYAEVRQEVQVSAAVDGRIPTTQVDIVFLPTLIPMQNSALQNRG
- a CDS encoding phage tail sheath subtilisin-like domain-containing protein, translating into MSNLEPKIPGISLNYVVPTPEPELLTGVPVFLGLTLSPEEGEEPKKLSLVSHFQQYFGQAEGYLADAIAGFFANGGRLCYVIALSDNTLASLQQGLEASEVLENVDLVCVPDIMLGAEAQIIEMQQAILKHCEQKGDRFAILDAWNIADVEKLNQQRRELASHNGALYAPWLQVESRDDYIPPCGHIAGIYASSDRTIGVHSAPANIPLDGVLNLSFSLTFTEQAQLNPQTAGGINCIRSFPGRGMRVWGVRTLSPITEWQYINVRRLFLTFGRWVNRNLADTVFEPNAFPLWVRLQRELSVYCESLWREGALQGTTPDEAFYVKCNAQTNPPENRERGQVVAEVGLAPTIPGEFIQLLVVQSSSGITLK
- a CDS encoding phage tail sheath subtilisin-like domain-containing protein gives rise to the protein MPTYFSPGVYVEEIATGSAPIVGVGTSIAAFIGTIKANAWSSTKSVGISTSPVEIGEGKGGNQKNYQLLSGNYPLVTTAGTYGFFVGGNLVSLDETNPITNNDADKSVTIKFKEAIPSGEKITGYYQVQTSASTTGDDSDIAQAGEIKLITNFSEFKKFFGDFLPPTGDTQGQNTLAHAVYGFFRNGGTRCYVTWISAESEVAGVLEALEAIDEITIVAAPGNLALRDDIKDHAEKLGDRIAILDSLDTIDLSSTGVVSTLKPFNSTYAALYFPWIQVFDPASNKNIYVPPSGHIAGVYARVDSQRGVHKAPANETILGALDLKYHLSKAKQDGLNPDGINVIRKLNGNIRVWGARTLGGDANMEFKYVNIRRHFSYLRDSIDKGTQWTVFEPNTPELWAKIRRNISAFLVVEWRKGALFGTTPQEAFYVKCDAETNPPEIRDLGQVVTEIGLAVVKPAEFVIFRLSQWSGTGS